The region GCTGCTGCGCCCGACCGGTGGTGATATCGCTCAAGCGGTGCGACGGTTTAAAAAGGAAGCTCGTCTTCTTGCCGGCTTGAACAATCCCTTCGTCACACGGTTGTTCGATTCAGGTGTCGATCGTGGGGTGCATTACCTTGCCCTCGAGTTTGTCGACGGGATGGACTTGAAACGCTGGATGAAAACGCTCGGGCCGATGGACGAAGCGACTGCGTTACATCTCGTTGCCGATCTTGCGCGGGCACTGGTCGAGGCCCACCAACTCGAAATTGTTCATCGAGACATCAAACCCGAAAACATCCTTCTCGCTTCGGAAGATGCGACGCAGTTAACGCCTCATGCGTTTGAGCTGAAGTTGACTGATTTTGGAATCGCAAGGGCGATGCAACAAACCGCTTCGATGGAAGTCACAAAAGCAGGAGCGTTGTTGGGAACGCCCACTTACATGGCGCCGGAACAATTCAAAGGTGAAGGCACGGTTACGCCGGCAGCTGACATCTATGCCATCGGAATCACGCTCTATGCGATGCTTGCCGGTGAACCGCCGTTTCAATCCGATGATCCGATGAACTTGGCGGCGAAGCACTGTTTTGATAGTCCAGCGGATATTCGTAAACGCAATCAATCGGTGTCCGAATCGACCGCGGCACTACTCAGTCGAATGCTGGCGAAGGCTCCTGCCGATCGCCCAGCCGATGCCGGTCAATTGGTTCACGAAATTGACCGTCTTCTCCGTGGGCAGATCAATGATTTCCAACAACACCCACATTTACCTGAGGCACCCGATGGCCCACTGTGGGAGCGAACGTTTGAGTGGGATTTGCAAAGTTCTTCTCGTCAGCTTTGGCCACATGTGTCAAACACCGATCGCTTGAACCGTGCCGCCGGTTTACAGTCGGTTGACTATCGAACCGAGAAAGATCCTCACCACGGGCTAAGAAAATTTGGAAGTTTTAAACTCGCCGGAATGCGGATCGAATGGGAAGAACATCCGTTTGAATGGATTGAAGGTCGACGAATGGGGATTCTCCGTGAATTTCAATCAGGACCGTTTCGGTGGTTCCTGAGTCTTGTCGAATTGCAAACGCTTCCCTGCGGCGGTACGCGTTTGACTCATACGGTTCGCATTGCACCACGCAACTTTCTAGGCCGCTGCGTCGCGACGATTGAAGCAGGATGGAAAGGCGGTCGCGCGCTCGATCGGATTTACCGACGGATCGATCGCTCACTTCAGAAAGAGAAAACGAATCCGCTGTTTGACCCGTTCGAAAAATCCGAATCCTTGAAACAAACAGCCCGCCGTCGTCTCGATCGGCGGCTCGATCAAATGATTGAAATGGGTGTTCCGGTCGAGATTGCCACACCACTGGTCGCCTATATTCGCGATGCGTCACCACAATCTCTCGCACAAATTCGCCCCATCGAGCTTGCCGACCGATTGGGCCTTTCTGGTGAAGCGGTGGCAGACGCTTGCTTGGTCGCGGCCCACTGTGGGGTGATGCAACTCCGTTGGGACATTCTTTGCCCGAGTTGCCGGGCCCCCGCATCGCAAGCAAGTATTCTTACCGAAATCGAGCGTCACACGCACTGCGAGGCTTGTGACGCCGAGTTCCAGTCGGACATTTCCTCAGCGATCGAATTGGTCTTTCAGGCTCATGCGGAAATCCGTCAAGTGGACCAAGGTCAGTACTGCGTCGGAGGTCCCGAACATTCACCGCATGTCGTCGCGCAGTCGCGTCTAAAACCGGGCGAACGATTGGAGATCAATGTTCCACTGACCAAGGGAGACTACCTGATACGTCGGTCGGGAGTCGGGAACGTACAGAACTTACAAGTGCAAACACGATCGGCATCGAGTAGCGTGGAGATTTGGTTCAGCAAGCTCGGTGGCCCAAGGCCATTGCCGTTGGTCCGGTCTGGAAATGCGAACTTGATCTTTCAAAACGATCTCGATCATCAAGAACTTGTTCGCGTAGAGCGGACGATCCGTCGGTCCAATGTGTTGACAGCCGCGGTCGCATCGGCACTGCCTCGTTTTCGTGAGCTATTTCCCGACCAAGTGCTCAGCCGTGACGGGGCAATCACGTCGGACGATTTGACCCTACTCGCGATTCGTATCGGTGGCGGCGAATCACTTTACGAATCGAAGGGTGATGCCCAAGCGTACGCGATCATTCAGCAAGCGATCGGGCTGATCGAAGAAAGTGTTGCCTGCCATGACGGCGCGACAATCAAGTCATTAGGCGAAACGGTCCTGGCATCTTTCCGGGATCCTGCGCGTGCGTTGTCCACCGCAATCACGATCGGGCAACGGTTGGAAAAACGCGAGGACCTTTCAGCGATCACGTTCAGTCGGGCGATTCATCGAGGGACGTTGCTAGTGACGACGCAGAACGGACGTCTTGATTATTTCGGAACCACTGCGCGTCAGGTGCTCGCGTTAGCAAACGAATTCGCCGATGGCATTTCGTTGACCGACAGTGTCTTCACCGATCCTGCCGTTCAAGAACGAATCGCGTCAGCGACGACGTCCCCACGACATCATTCCGTTGATCTTTCCGGCGGCAA is a window of Roseiconus lacunae DNA encoding:
- a CDS encoding protein kinase domain-containing protein — encoded protein: MPNIPSVVVPPLPALPTGSVTFDASSAGAHPSDDPARSMPPSMLVLTDWRPLPNDVHCNAFWARDRATDVDYEIRLVPWGVQSTWQAKLREQQRLTQLIAGVASRPLVSVDLDQTPPKLISLANVSLSAFVDQLSNRERLACAAQIIGSVERALLGGLIHGAISMENIVRNDQGIVLIDYFARFYSAESEDASFSAQTDAIATTALLRDLLCPVLDDKSILGDGQRRGQFRSLMRAEVSSQAPIELLDRWSTLLTNVVETGPNPATEDDPAIFTVRFGEPEEERPEESIEDSTCEIFVDSGDDPTEINEDQTGIVEVGSRVQTRPTISLPGIGDTVAHYRLDALLGEGGMGMVYRATDSINQTDVAIKLLRPTGGDIAQAVRRFKKEARLLAGLNNPFVTRLFDSGVDRGVHYLALEFVDGMDLKRWMKTLGPMDEATALHLVADLARALVEAHQLEIVHRDIKPENILLASEDATQLTPHAFELKLTDFGIARAMQQTASMEVTKAGALLGTPTYMAPEQFKGEGTVTPAADIYAIGITLYAMLAGEPPFQSDDPMNLAAKHCFDSPADIRKRNQSVSESTAALLSRMLAKAPADRPADAGQLVHEIDRLLRGQINDFQQHPHLPEAPDGPLWERTFEWDLQSSSRQLWPHVSNTDRLNRAAGLQSVDYRTEKDPHHGLRKFGSFKLAGMRIEWEEHPFEWIEGRRMGILREFQSGPFRWFLSLVELQTLPCGGTRLTHTVRIAPRNFLGRCVATIEAGWKGGRALDRIYRRIDRSLQKEKTNPLFDPFEKSESLKQTARRRLDRRLDQMIEMGVPVEIATPLVAYIRDASPQSLAQIRPIELADRLGLSGEAVADACLVAAHCGVMQLRWDILCPSCRAPASQASILTEIERHTHCEACDAEFQSDISSAIELVFQAHAEIRQVDQGQYCVGGPEHSPHVVAQSRLKPGERLEINVPLTKGDYLIRRSGVGNVQNLQVQTRSASSSVEIWFSKLGGPRPLPLVRSGNANLIFQNDLDHQELVRVERTIRRSNVLTAAVASALPRFRELFPDQVLSRDGAITSDDLTLLAIRIGGGESLYESKGDAQAYAIIQQAIGLIEESVACHDGATIKSLGETVLASFRDPARALSTAITIGQRLEKREDLSAITFSRAIHRGTLLVTTQNGRLDYFGTTARQVLALANEFADGISLTDSVFTDPAVQERIASATTSPRHHSVDLSGGKNRLVQRFPTEVSRHVGV